Proteins encoded in a region of the Quercus lobata isolate SW786 chromosome 8, ValleyOak3.0 Primary Assembly, whole genome shotgun sequence genome:
- the LOC115955084 gene encoding glucan endo-1,3-beta-glucosidase 12-like, whose protein sequence is MFWFSSKNQTMATHISFACFLLLLTISTVAESGSIGINYGRLANNLPTPTQVVRLLKTQGLNRVKLYDTNSDVLTALANSNISVVVALPNELLSSTAKDQSFADNWVQANISKFYPATKIEAIAVGNEVFVDPNNTTQFLVAAMKNIHSSLVKYKLDSAVKVSSPIALTALQSSYPSSSGSFKPELIEPVIKPMLDLIRSTGSYFMVNVYPFFAYKDNSDQISLDYTLFKTNPGVVDSGNGLRYNNLFDAQLDAVFAAMSAIKYDDVKVVVTETGWPSLGDSNEVGASQANAASYNGNLVRRVLTGGGTPLRPKDTLDVFVFALFNENQKTGPTSERNYGLFYPSEAKVYDIPLTVAELATVQTKPPANESKAQAPTTGDMSTSAVGSGQTWCVANGNVGSEKLQAGLDYACGEGGADCRPIQGGATCFDPDTLVAHASYAFNSYYQKKSRGAGTCDFGGAAYVVTQAPKFGTCTFPTGY, encoded by the exons atgttctGGTTCTCTAGTAAGAATCAGACCATGGCAACCCACATCAGCTTCGCATGCTTTCTTTTACTCCTCACAATCTCAACTGTTGCAG AGTCCGGTTCAATAGGAATCAACTATGGCCGACTCGCCAACAACCTGCCCACACCAACCCAAGTGGTGCGGCTTCTCAAAACACAAGGACTCAACCGAGTCAAGCTCTATGACACCAACTCGGACGTTCTCACTGCCCTAGCCAACTCGAACATATCAGTAGTTGTTGCTCTCCCAAACGAACTCCTCTCTTCCACAGCGAAAGACCAATCATTCGCTGACAATTGGGTTCAAGCCAATATCTCAAAATTCTACCCCGCCACAAAAATCGAAGCCATTGCCGTAGGCAACGAGGTCTTCGTAGACCCAAACAACACCACACAATTCCTCGTAGCCGCCATGAAAAACATTCACTCCTCGTTAGTCAAGTACAAACTCGACTCCGCCGTTAAAGTCTCGTCCCCTATAGCCCTCACTGCCCTCCAAAGCTCGTACCCATCTTCATCCGGGTCGTTCAAACCCGAACTGATCGAACCCGTTATCAAACCCATGTTGGATCTCATTCGCTCAACTGGGTCCTACTTCATGGTTAACGTGTACCCATTCTTCGCTTACAAAGACAACTCGGATCAAATCTCTTTGGACTACACGCTGTTCAAGACAAACCCGGGTGTCGTGGATTCGGGTAACGGGTTGCGTTATAACAACTTGTTTGACGCTCAACTCGACGCCGTTTTCGCCGCCATGTCAGCAATCAAATACGACGACGTTAAGGTCGTCGTCACCGAAACTGGCTGGCCCTCACTGGGTGACAGTAACGAAGTCGGTGCGAGCCAAGCCAATGCGGCGTCGTATAATGGGAACTTAGTGCGTAGAGTACTCACTGGTGGTGGGACCCCACTGAGACCCAAGGACACGCTCGACGTTTTCGTGTTCGCTTTGTTCAACGAGAATCAGAAAACGGGTCCCACATCGGAGAGGAATTATGGGCTGTTTTATCCCAGCGAGGCGAAAGTGTACGATATTCCGCTGACAGTGGCTGAGCTTGCGACTGTGCAGACAAAGCCGCCGGCCAACGAGAGCAAGGCCCAAGCTCCGACGACTGGAGATATGTCCACGTCGGCTGTCGGGTCGGGTCAGACCTGGTGTGTGGCCAATGGGAATGTCGGTTCGGAGAAGTTGCAAGCTGGGCTTGATTATGCTTGTGGTGAAGGTGGGGCTGATTGCCGTCCGATTCAAGGTGGTGCCACGTGTTTCGATCCTGACACCCTCGTGGCCCACGCCTCGTACGCTTTTAATAGTTACTATCAGAAGAAAAGTCGTGGGGCTGGCACGTGTGACTTTGGTGGTGCGGCTTATGTGGTCACTCAAGCTCCTA AGTTTGGAACCTGTACGTTCCCTACAGGGTACTGA